The Vallicoccus soli genome window below encodes:
- a CDS encoding GH92 family glycosyl hydrolase produces MHVRPAPRPRRRGPAALAPLAALAVLGAAVQAPPAAAAPAAAPERLTGLVNPFIGTQDDGNTFPGASLPFGMVQLSPDTGHTTGYDYRHDRIRGFSATHVSGVGCGLGGDLPVLPTTGAVTQTDYAQYALPFSHEGEQAAPGYYRVPLTASEGTVTAELTATTRTGTARFTFPATTEANVLLNSGQALHAVDSSTVRVVDDRTVETTVVGSGFCQSTEPYTMHFLTRFDRPFAQVGTWAGDEVTAGSRETSGEGRRGAYLRFDTTRDRDVEVTTALSWVDARGAGANLRAEGGRGFDAVRAAADRTWEQRLGEVRVQGGTPEQRRTFYSSLYRSMLAPAVGTDVDGRYHGFDGRTHRARGFTYYQTFSLWDTYRTQEQLLSLLAPQEARDMALSLLAVEDQGGWLPRWSYASVETNIMTGDPVTPFLVSAWAQGLLEGHEEDAYRALRENADGVPPADSPYNGRAGNEHYLDQGYVPYLPDARGEPGDYDLQHGASATLEYALADAALSTMAEGLGHRQDARRYAQRAQSYRNLFDPRTGWFRARDERGLFVGPEDPAQSVGFHEGTASQYMWLAQQDVPGLVDLVGGRDAANARLDHFFAYDELLEDPERVAREVWVNSAYSYYGQDTYNPQNEPDLHSPYVYAWTGQPWKTADVVHAAVTLFSDGPGGMTGNDDLGTMSAWHVLSAMGIYPSVPGSDVWSLSTPVFERVDLALDRDWYPRGSLRISAPGSSEEARYVQSVRVGGTAHPRTWVRGDDLRAGKDIAFRVGTEPSSWGTDPRTAPPSLVDELPAATGTWVGAEPRALGVPGGPEDRVVEVAASVVLQAPRTRTVALRASAEAPLRAEPARSRATVPSRGLPRTVEVPLEVTVPGGTPAGTYEVALRVTGGPGGPVEATVPVTVAAACGEPGGSCPVDLSGAYDVDGVATADAKAEGDFDGGGWSFPAEQLPPAGERLVLGRAYVLPPTTGTAPNFVDAAGQELALPEGSYSALDVLLSAHNGDVTGDAVVTYADGTTSTAPLRASDWAAGSPRLGEETAFSASGRYQSGGGSDGLRVSVWHDVVPVDPARRAVSLTLPDDPRMAVYALSARTAGPAAEVPADAEAAELAHAAMEEHLAVGDGSGLFREQVPARDGDREYSYEWPFSQAHVATLDLVGVGGEVGARHEDALAEREAAQEHYWDASGSATGLPGYDSYPHGEHGDGGDLFYDDNAWVGLAKVQDFLTTGDEAALERAEEVFELAASGWDDDPSHAAPGGVFWTQAPWDTGRNTVSTMPSAMLAVRLHMITGERRYLDWALRAVAWTEEHLQAPNGLFWDHLELDGTVDERQWTYNQGVPVGVYALLHRATGEQAWLDKAEALAAASYEHYVGQGRIDADPVPFNAIWFKNLLLLESVTGGTTYRDGMRAYAERVWRTHRDPATGLLPFGGSTELLEQAAVVQLFAALAWPQDRVGLLY; encoded by the coding sequence GTGAACCCGTTCATCGGCACCCAGGACGACGGCAACACCTTCCCCGGGGCGAGCCTGCCGTTCGGCATGGTGCAGCTCTCGCCCGACACCGGCCACACCACCGGCTACGACTACCGCCACGACCGGATCCGCGGCTTCAGCGCGACCCACGTCTCCGGCGTCGGCTGCGGGCTGGGCGGCGACCTGCCGGTGCTGCCGACGACCGGCGCGGTGACGCAGACCGACTACGCGCAGTACGCCCTGCCGTTCAGCCACGAGGGCGAGCAGGCCGCGCCGGGCTACTACCGGGTGCCGCTCACGGCGTCGGAGGGCACGGTGACCGCCGAGCTCACCGCGACGACCCGCACCGGCACGGCGCGCTTCACGTTCCCCGCGACCACCGAGGCCAACGTCCTGCTCAACAGCGGGCAGGCGCTGCACGCCGTCGACTCCAGCACGGTGCGGGTCGTCGACGACCGCACGGTCGAGACGACGGTCGTGGGCAGCGGCTTCTGCCAGTCCACCGAGCCGTACACGATGCACTTCCTCACCCGCTTCGACCGGCCCTTCGCGCAGGTCGGCACGTGGGCCGGCGACGAGGTCACCGCGGGCAGCCGGGAGACCTCCGGCGAGGGGCGGCGGGGGGCGTACCTGCGCTTCGACACGACGCGGGACCGCGACGTCGAGGTGACCACCGCGCTGTCCTGGGTGGACGCGCGCGGCGCGGGCGCCAACCTGCGCGCCGAGGGCGGGCGGGGCTTCGACGCGGTCCGCGCCGCGGCGGACCGGACGTGGGAGCAGCGGCTCGGCGAGGTCAGGGTGCAGGGCGGGACGCCCGAGCAGCGGCGCACCTTCTACTCCTCGCTCTACCGCTCGATGCTCGCGCCCGCGGTCGGCACCGACGTCGACGGGCGCTACCACGGCTTCGACGGGCGGACGCACCGCGCGCGGGGCTTCACCTACTACCAGACGTTCTCGCTGTGGGACACGTACCGCACGCAGGAGCAGCTGCTGTCGCTGCTCGCGCCGCAGGAGGCGCGCGACATGGCGCTGTCGCTGCTGGCGGTCGAGGACCAGGGCGGCTGGCTGCCGCGGTGGTCGTACGCGAGCGTCGAGACCAACATCATGACCGGCGACCCGGTCACGCCGTTCCTCGTGTCGGCCTGGGCCCAGGGGCTGCTCGAGGGGCACGAGGAGGACGCGTACCGCGCGCTGCGCGAGAACGCGGACGGCGTGCCGCCGGCCGACAGCCCGTACAACGGCCGCGCCGGCAACGAGCACTACCTCGACCAGGGGTACGTGCCCTACCTGCCGGACGCGCGGGGGGAGCCGGGCGACTACGACCTGCAGCACGGGGCGTCGGCCACGCTGGAGTACGCCCTCGCGGACGCCGCCCTGTCGACGATGGCCGAGGGGCTGGGGCACCGGCAGGACGCCCGGCGCTACGCCCAGCGGGCGCAGTCGTACCGCAACCTCTTCGACCCGCGCACCGGCTGGTTCCGCGCCCGCGACGAGCGCGGGCTGTTCGTCGGGCCGGAGGACCCCGCGCAGAGCGTCGGCTTCCACGAGGGCACCGCGTCGCAGTACATGTGGCTGGCGCAGCAGGACGTGCCGGGGCTCGTGGACCTCGTCGGGGGCCGCGACGCCGCCAACGCCCGGCTCGACCACTTCTTCGCGTACGACGAGCTGCTCGAGGACCCGGAGCGGGTCGCCCGCGAGGTGTGGGTGAACAGCGCCTACTCGTACTACGGGCAGGACACGTACAACCCGCAGAACGAGCCCGACCTGCACTCGCCCTACGTCTACGCGTGGACCGGGCAGCCGTGGAAGACCGCCGACGTCGTGCACGCGGCCGTCACCCTGTTCAGCGACGGCCCCGGCGGCATGACCGGCAACGACGACCTCGGCACGATGTCGGCCTGGCACGTGCTCTCCGCCATGGGGATCTACCCGTCGGTGCCGGGCTCGGACGTGTGGTCGCTGTCGACGCCGGTGTTCGAGCGGGTGGACCTCGCGCTCGACCGCGACTGGTACCCGCGCGGCTCCCTGCGGATCAGCGCGCCGGGCAGCTCCGAGGAGGCGCGGTACGTGCAGTCGGTGCGGGTCGGCGGCACGGCGCACCCCCGCACCTGGGTGAGGGGCGACGACCTGCGCGCCGGGAAGGACATCGCTTTCCGGGTGGGCACGGAGCCGTCGTCGTGGGGCACCGACCCGCGGACCGCGCCGCCGTCGCTGGTCGACGAGCTCCCCGCGGCCACCGGCACCTGGGTGGGGGCCGAGCCCCGCGCCCTCGGCGTGCCGGGCGGGCCGGAGGACCGGGTCGTCGAGGTGGCCGCGTCGGTGGTCCTGCAGGCGCCGCGGACCCGGACCGTGGCGCTGCGCGCGAGCGCCGAGGCGCCGCTGCGCGCCGAGCCCGCGCGCAGCCGCGCCACCGTGCCGTCGCGGGGCCTGCCGCGGACCGTCGAGGTGCCGCTCGAGGTGACGGTCCCGGGCGGGACGCCCGCGGGGACGTACGAGGTGGCCCTGCGGGTGACCGGCGGACCGGGCGGGCCGGTCGAGGCGACGGTGCCCGTCACGGTCGCCGCGGCCTGCGGCGAGCCCGGCGGCTCCTGCCCGGTCGACCTGTCGGGGGCGTACGACGTCGACGGCGTCGCCACCGCCGACGCCAAGGCCGAGGGCGACTTCGACGGCGGTGGCTGGAGCTTCCCCGCCGAGCAGCTGCCGCCGGCGGGCGAGCGGCTCGTGCTGGGGCGGGCGTACGTCCTGCCGCCCACCACGGGCACCGCGCCCAACTTCGTGGACGCCGCCGGGCAGGAGCTGGCGCTGCCCGAGGGGTCGTACTCGGCCCTCGACGTGCTCCTCTCCGCGCACAACGGCGACGTCACCGGCGACGCGGTGGTCACCTACGCCGACGGCACCACGTCCACCGCGCCGCTGCGCGCGAGCGACTGGGCCGCGGGCTCGCCCCGGCTCGGCGAGGAGACCGCCTTCAGCGCCAGCGGGCGCTACCAGTCCGGCGGCGGGTCGGACGGCCTGCGGGTGAGCGTCTGGCACGACGTCGTGCCCGTCGACCCCGCGCGGCGGGCGGTGTCGCTGACGCTGCCGGACGACCCGCGGATGGCGGTGTACGCGCTGTCCGCCCGCACGGCGGGCCCGGCCGCCGAGGTGCCGGCGGACGCCGAGGCGGCCGAGCTGGCGCACGCGGCGATGGAGGAGCACCTCGCGGTCGGCGACGGGTCGGGGCTGTTCCGCGAGCAGGTGCCGGCGCGCGACGGGGACCGGGAGTACTCGTACGAGTGGCCGTTCTCGCAGGCGCACGTCGCGACGCTCGACCTCGTGGGGGTCGGCGGGGAGGTCGGCGCCCGTCACGAGGACGCCCTCGCCGAGCGCGAGGCCGCGCAGGAGCACTACTGGGACGCGTCGGGCTCCGCGACGGGCCTGCCGGGCTACGACTCGTACCCGCACGGGGAGCACGGCGACGGCGGCGACCTGTTCTACGACGACAACGCGTGGGTGGGCCTGGCCAAGGTCCAGGACTTCCTCACGACGGGCGACGAGGCCGCGCTGGAGCGGGCCGAGGAGGTCTTCGAGCTGGCCGCGTCGGGCTGGGACGACGACCCGTCGCACGCCGCCCCCGGCGGGGTCTTCTGGACGCAGGCGCCGTGGGACACCGGCCGGAACACGGTCTCCACGATGCCCTCGGCCATGCTCGCGGTGCGGCTGCACATGATCACCGGGGAGCGGCGCTACCTCGACTGGGCGCTGCGGGCGGTCGCCTGGACCGAGGAGCACCTGCAGGCGCCGAACGGCCTGTTCTGGGACCACCTCGAGCTCGACGGCACGGTGGACGAGCGGCAGTGGACGTACAACCAGGGCGTCCCCGTCGGGGTCTACGCGCTGCTGCACCGGGCGACGGGCGAGCAGGCGTGGCTCGACAAGGCCGAGGCGCTCGCGGCGGCGTCGTACGAGCACTACGTCGGACAGGGCCGCATCGACGCGGACCCGGTCCCCTTCAACGCCATCTGGTTCAAGAACCTGCTGCTGCTGGAGTCGGTCACGGGCGGGACGACGTACCGGGACGGCATGCGGGCGTACGCCGAGCGGGTCTGGCGCACGCACCGCGACCCGGCCACGGGGCTGCTGCCCTTCGGCGGCAGCACCGAGCTGCTGGAGCAGGCGGCGGTCGTGCAGCTCTTCGCGGCGCTGGCGTGGCCGCAGGACCGGGTGGGCCTGCTCTACTGA
- a CDS encoding phosphotransferase family protein — MPSPRDLAEAALREHLPALARGPLRPLGQGLDHSAYEVAGHVLRVGDPGGLLREDRLLRLVGPRLPVAVPEPVLVDTARGVGVQRLLPGAPLLGRAVGPRVAVAVGTALGRALRVLHAVPPGEVTGTVPEEDLDPAARLEGLDEGLAGLGAAPALLDRLRAAVPSPAPRRVLAHADLGAEHLLEAGGRLTGVVDWGDAALADPALDLARPCRDLDPPAFRALLDAYGGPPDDGALARVRFLAACAALEDLAHGTATGQPAYATAARRALARLLPG; from the coding sequence GTGCCCAGCCCGCGGGACCTCGCCGAGGCGGCGCTGCGCGAGCACCTGCCGGCGCTCGCGCGGGGCCCGCTGCGTCCGCTGGGGCAGGGGCTGGACCACAGCGCGTACGAGGTCGCCGGGCACGTCCTGCGAGTGGGTGACCCCGGCGGCCTCCTCCGGGAGGACCGGCTGCTGCGGCTCGTCGGGCCGCGGCTGCCGGTCGCCGTGCCGGAGCCGGTGCTCGTCGACACCGCGCGCGGGGTCGGGGTGCAGCGGCTGCTGCCGGGGGCGCCGCTGCTGGGCCGTGCGGTCGGTCCGCGCGTCGCGGTGGCGGTCGGTACGGCGCTGGGGCGGGCCCTGCGGGTGCTGCACGCGGTGCCGCCCGGCGAGGTCACCGGCACGGTGCCCGAGGAGGACCTCGACCCCGCCGCCCGGCTGGAGGGCCTCGACGAGGGCCTCGCCGGGCTGGGCGCGGCACCGGCGCTGCTGGACCGGCTGCGCGCGGCGGTGCCGTCGCCGGCGCCGCGCCGGGTCCTGGCGCACGCCGACCTCGGCGCCGAGCACCTGCTGGAGGCCGGCGGTCGGCTCACCGGCGTCGTCGACTGGGGCGACGCGGCCCTCGCCGACCCCGCCCTGGACCTCGCGCGCCCCTGCCGCGACCTCGACCCGCCGGCCTTCCGGGCGCTCCTGGACGCCTACGGCGGCCCGCCGGACGACGGGGCACTCGCGCGGGTGCGCTTCCTCGCCGCCTGCGCCGCCCTCGAGGACCTCGCCCACGGCACGGCGACCGGGCAGCCGGCCTACGCCACCGCCGCCCGCCGCGCCCTCGCGCGGCTGCTGCCGGGGTGA